The Mustelus asterias unplaced genomic scaffold, sMusAst1.hap1.1 HAP1_SCAFFOLD_290, whole genome shotgun sequence genome contains a region encoding:
- the LOC144486115 gene encoding histone H1-like: MTETAAAETAPPAAPAQVKSPRKKKAAPRPAAAGPKLGEQILNVVAGCSDRNGMSLAAIKKALAGSGVDVGKRVSQIRLTIKRKVETGSLVQIKGQGASGSFKLAQKESPGKMGKKAKKPTAKKPLVKKTAAKKVTTKKAAAKKPAAKKLAAKKTPVKKSTVRKTSSKKAASPKNAVKKAALKKKSPVKKVTGGKSVKKVTKSKAKPKVKAAKAKKASGKK, from the coding sequence ATGACTGAAACTGCGGCCGCCGAAACGGCtcctccagccgctcccgctcaagtGAAGTCTCCCAGGAAGAAGAAGGCGGCTCCCCGACCTGCGGCAGCCGGTCCCAAGTTAGGCGAGCAGATCCTCAATGTTGTGGCGGGTTGCAGCGATCGCAATGGGATGTCCCTGGCCGCGataaagaaagctttggctggcagcggagtggatgtggggaagcgcgTCTCCCAGATCAGGTTAACGATCAAGAGGAAGGTGGAGACAGGTTCTCTGGTGCAGATAAAGGGACAGGGCGCCTCCGGCTCCTTCAAACTCGCTCAGAAGGAAAGCCcggggaaaatgggaaagaaggCGAAGAAACCAACAGCCAAGAAGCCTTTAGTAAAGAAAACAGCGGCCAAGAAGGTGACAACAAAGAAAGCagcagccaagaaacccgcagcaaagaaactcgcagcaaagaaaactccagtgaagaaatcaacagTGAGGAAAACAAGCAGCAAGAAGGCGGCCAGTCCAAAAAATGCGGTGAAGAAAGCAGCCCTGAAGAAAAAGTCTCCTGTGAAGAAGGTGACGGGCGGAAAGTCTGTCAAAAAAGTGACGAAATCGAAGGCcaaacccaaagtgaaagcagcaaaagcgaagaaagcgtcaggaaagaagtga
- the LOC144486109 gene encoding histone H4, producing MSGRGKGGKGLGKGGAKRHRKVLRDNIQGITKPAIRRLARRGGVKRISGLIYEETRGVLKVFLENVIRDAVTYTEHAKRKTVTAMDVVYALKRQGRTLYGFGG from the coding sequence atgtctggcagagggaaagggggcaaaGGACTGGGTAAAGGCGGCGCAAAGCGGCACCGCAAAGTGCTCCGTGATAATATCCAGGGCATCACCAAGCCAGCAATCCGCCGCCTGGCTCGCCGTGGCGGTGTCAAGCGGATCTCGGGTTTGATCTATGAGGAGACTCGCGGGGTGCTGAAGGTTTTCCTGGAGAATGTGATCAGGGATGCGGTCACCTACACTGAACACGCCAAGCGCAAGACGGTCACTgccatggatgtggtgtacgCTCTGAAACGCCAGGGCCGCACTCTCTATGGATTCGGCGGCTGA
- the LOC144486104 gene encoding histone H3, with translation MARTKQTARKSTGGKAPRKQLATKAARKSAPATGGVKKPHRYRPGTVALREIRRYQKSTELLIRKLPFQRLVREIAQDFKTDLRFQSSAVMALQEASEAYLVGLFEDTNLCAIHAKRVTIMPKDIQLARRIRGERA, from the coding sequence ATGGCCAGGACCAAGCAGACAGCGCGCAAATCGACCGGAGGGAAAGCTCCTCGCAAACAGCTGGCTACCAAAGCTGCCCGGAAGAGCGCTCCAGCCACGGGCGGAGTGAAGAAGCCTCATCGCTACAGACCCGGCACTGTGGCTCTGAGGGAGATCCGCCGCTACCAGAAATCCACCGAGCTGCTGATCCGCAAACTGCCCTTCCAGCGCTTGGTGCGAGAGATCGCTCAGGACTTCAAGACAGACCTGCGCTTCCAGAGCTCGGCCGTCATGGCCCTGCAGGAGGCCAGCGAGGCTTACCTGGTGGGGCTCTTTGAGGACACCAACCTGTGCGCCATCCACGCCAAGCGAGTCACCATCATGCCCAAAGACATCCAGCTGGCCCGCCGCATCCGTGGGGAACGCGCCTAA